The Sporomusa termitida genome has a window encoding:
- a CDS encoding nitronate monooxygenase → MQTQLTQLLNIAYPVLQGGMAWISDARLAAAVSAAGGAGIIAAGGRNAAYVREQIRLARQLTDKPFGVNVQLMAPDKEEVIQVVCEEKPAFVTLGAGNPVPYFEKLSKAGVKKIPVVPNVKLAQRVESNGADAIVIEGMEAGGHIGVLTTMALMTQVIPFINIPVIAAGGFADGRGLAAALVMGAAGIQIGTRFLIAEECSVHPNVKQRLLTAADTDSVVTGLMSGHGVRSLRNSFTEKYLAMERSCIPQAELDKLATGTNRLAAIEGDIENGAVLAGQSLLPLKQIEPAAVIVRTIINEASQVLAEAPDLLS, encoded by the coding sequence ATGCAGACTCAATTGACACAACTGCTTAATATAGCATACCCGGTTCTGCAGGGCGGGATGGCTTGGATTTCTGATGCCAGGCTGGCGGCCGCGGTTTCCGCGGCCGGAGGGGCCGGCATAATTGCTGCCGGCGGCCGTAATGCTGCTTATGTCAGGGAACAGATTCGCCTGGCCAGACAATTAACAGATAAGCCTTTTGGTGTTAATGTTCAGCTTATGGCCCCAGATAAAGAAGAGGTCATTCAGGTTGTTTGTGAAGAAAAGCCGGCGTTTGTAACCTTAGGAGCCGGGAACCCTGTGCCTTATTTCGAAAAACTCAGCAAGGCCGGTGTCAAGAAAATCCCGGTTGTCCCCAATGTCAAGCTGGCCCAGCGTGTCGAAAGCAATGGGGCTGATGCGATCGTAATTGAAGGTATGGAAGCTGGCGGGCATATCGGTGTTCTAACCACAATGGCACTGATGACACAGGTAATTCCTTTTATCAACATCCCGGTAATCGCTGCCGGTGGGTTTGCCGACGGCCGCGGCCTGGCCGCTGCCCTGGTGATGGGAGCCGCCGGAATTCAGATCGGAACAAGATTCCTAATTGCTGAGGAATGCAGTGTTCATCCTAATGTTAAACAAAGGCTGCTTACTGCTGCCGATACCGATAGTGTTGTAACCGGTCTAATGTCCGGCCACGGTGTGCGGAGCCTTAGAAATTCATTTACAGAAAAATATTTAGCTATGGAGAGAAGTTGCATACCTCAGGCCGAGCTGGATAAGCTGGCCACCGGAACCAACCGGCTGGCTGCTATTGAAGGCGATATTGAAAATGGCGCGGTACTTGCAGGACAAAGCTTACTGCCGCTTAAACAGATTGAGCCGGCAGCTGTTATTGTCAGGACCATTATAAATGAAGCCAGCCAGGTATTAGCGGAGGCGCCCGATTTGTTAAGCTGA
- the speD gene encoding adenosylmethionine decarboxylase translates to MKLLGKHLAVDMYGCSFENLNNLELVKNAILAALTQTNMTLLNLSCQKSEPQGLTVLALLAKSHISIHTYPDLGYAAVDVFICGDQTRSDQALAVLKRFLKPEKTKTTHIMRGDFGSQKDMKPRIRVSIAPLRRVRNTSAKVWRFLRNK, encoded by the coding sequence GTGAAATTACTCGGAAAACATTTAGCTGTCGATATGTATGGCTGCAGCTTTGAAAACCTAAATAATCTCGAGTTGGTTAAAAATGCAATACTGGCAGCATTAACACAAACCAATATGACCCTGCTGAATTTATCCTGTCAGAAATCCGAACCACAGGGCCTTACCGTGCTGGCCCTGCTAGCCAAAAGCCATATTAGTATACATACCTATCCTGATCTTGGTTATGCAGCCGTTGACGTCTTTATTTGCGGGGATCAAACCCGTTCTGATCAAGCACTTGCCGTCTTAAAAAGGTTCTTAAAACCCGAAAAAACCAAAACAACTCACATTATGCGCGGTGACTTTGGTTCACAAAAAGATATGAAGCCCCGCATCCGGGTCAGCATTGCCCCCTTGCGGCGTGTCCGTAATACCAGTGCCAAGGTATGGCGCTTTCTGCGAAATAAATAG